The proteins below come from a single Chryseobacterium nepalense genomic window:
- a CDS encoding enoyl-CoA hydratase/isomerase family protein, translating into MGYENILLDKQNNISIITINRPESLNALNAKTISELGSALEELDTDSSCRVIILTGSGEKSFVAGADIKEFSDFGQEKAEELARNGQNSLFNKIENMTKPVIAAVNGFALGGGLELAMACHIRYASENAKLGLPEVTLGLIPGYGGTQRLPKLVGKGIANEMIFSAKMVPAQRAKEIGLVNEVYPVEELLTKTQELANVIANNSPMAISKAIRAVNLSDTDKGFETEIQYFGELFDLDDKKEGVSAFLEKRKPSF; encoded by the coding sequence ATGGGTTACGAAAACATATTATTAGATAAACAAAATAACATATCTATAATTACCATAAACCGTCCTGAAAGTTTAAATGCACTAAATGCCAAAACAATCAGTGAACTGGGTTCAGCTTTGGAAGAATTAGATACTGATAGCAGCTGTAGGGTAATCATTCTTACAGGAAGCGGTGAAAAATCTTTCGTTGCAGGAGCCGACATTAAAGAATTCAGTGATTTCGGACAGGAGAAAGCAGAAGAACTTGCCAGAAACGGACAAAACTCATTATTCAATAAAATAGAAAATATGACCAAGCCTGTTATTGCAGCCGTAAACGGATTTGCTTTGGGCGGCGGTCTGGAGCTTGCTATGGCATGCCACATCAGATATGCATCGGAAAATGCCAAACTGGGATTACCTGAAGTAACGCTGGGATTGATTCCGGGTTATGGCGGAACTCAAAGGCTTCCGAAGCTTGTAGGAAAAGGTATTGCCAACGAAATGATCTTCTCTGCCAAAATGGTTCCTGCTCAGAGAGCAAAAGAAATCGGACTGGTAAATGAAGTATATCCTGTTGAAGAATTATTAACCAAAACACAGGAATTGGCCAACGTTATTGCTAACAATTCCCCAATGGCAATATCCAAAGCTATTCGTGCTGTAAACTTATCAGATACGGATAAAGGTTTTGAAACCGAAATTCAATATTTCGGAGAGCTTTTTGACTTAGATGATAAAAAAGAAGGAGTCTCTGCGTTTCTTGAAAAAAGAAAACCCAGCTTCTAA
- a CDS encoding NUDIX hydrolase, translating into MKILKYCPSCGKESLNWDGEKKWSCPECNFTLYNNVAGAVAVIIRFENEIYLTRRNRDPKKGKLDLPGGFVDPSESAEETCKRELFEELQLDVDISNLKYLTSLPNVYQYKEIDYNTIDLFYEYHVSEKFQVKLDISEISDAVWIPLDKLNPEDIAFDSQKKFFENYARKV; encoded by the coding sequence ATGAAAATATTGAAATATTGCCCAAGCTGTGGCAAAGAATCTCTGAACTGGGACGGTGAGAAAAAATGGAGCTGTCCCGAATGTAATTTCACGCTTTATAATAATGTAGCCGGAGCGGTAGCTGTGATTATACGATTTGAAAATGAAATTTACCTTACCAGAAGGAACAGAGATCCGAAAAAAGGAAAGCTTGATCTTCCCGGAGGCTTTGTAGACCCGAGTGAAAGCGCAGAAGAAACCTGCAAAAGAGAGCTTTTTGAAGAACTGCAGCTTGATGTTGATATTTCAAATTTAAAGTATCTTACGAGCCTTCCGAATGTATATCAGTACAAAGAAATAGATTATAACACAATTGATCTTTTTTACGAATATCATGTTTCGGAAAAGTTTCAGGTGAAACTTGATATTTCTGAAATTTCGGATGCAGTGTGGATTCCATTGGATAAATTAAATCCTGAGGATATTGCATTTGATTCGCAGAAAAAGTTTTTTGAAAACTACGCGCGAAAGGTTTAA
- a CDS encoding catalase yields the protein MDSKKLTLNNGAPYYEHQDSQTVGPRGPVLLQDFVLQENLAHFVRERIPERIVHAKGTGAYGTFTVTHDISQYTKAKLFSKVGNSCRMFARFSTVGGEKGSADTARDPRGFALKFYTEDGNWDLVGNNTPVFFIKDAKKFPDFIHTQKRVPKTNLKSATMMWDFWSLNPESLHQVLILMSDRGTPYGYRHMHGFGSHTFSMINDKNERVWVKFHMKTKQGIKNFTDAEAIKMAGENPDFAQEDMCNAIEEGNFPKWTMYIQVMTEDQARDFRWNPFDITKVWFQGDFPLIEVGEMELNEIPVNYFAHVEQSTFSPSNLINGISFSPDKMLQGRLFSYPDAHRYRVGVNAHHLEVNRCPFAVNNYQRDGFMADSSHYQDKPNYHPNSFDDIKPDSSYKNYEYELDSAHVANYSRNENDDDHYTQPGLLYSKAMSPEDRHNLVNNIVGSMKGITGPKRDEIINRQLCHFFRANIELGMKVATQLNVVIDANMMNHSK from the coding sequence ATGGATTCTAAAAAATTAACGTTAAACAATGGCGCTCCTTATTATGAGCATCAGGATTCGCAGACCGTAGGACCAAGAGGGCCTGTTTTGTTGCAGGATTTCGTTTTACAGGAAAATCTTGCCCATTTTGTGAGAGAGAGAATCCCCGAACGAATTGTTCATGCTAAAGGCACCGGCGCCTACGGAACTTTCACTGTAACACACGATATCAGCCAATATACAAAAGCAAAATTATTTTCAAAAGTAGGAAATTCATGCAGGATGTTTGCCCGTTTCTCTACTGTGGGTGGGGAAAAAGGAAGTGCAGACACGGCTAGAGACCCAAGAGGTTTTGCTCTTAAATTTTATACAGAGGATGGAAACTGGGATCTCGTAGGAAATAATACACCGGTATTCTTCATTAAAGATGCAAAAAAATTCCCGGACTTTATCCACACCCAGAAAAGAGTTCCGAAAACCAATCTTAAAAGTGCTACTATGATGTGGGATTTCTGGAGTCTTAATCCTGAATCGCTGCATCAGGTTCTTATTTTGATGTCCGACAGAGGAACGCCGTACGGATACCGTCATATGCACGGTTTCGGATCTCATACTTTTTCGATGATCAATGATAAAAACGAGAGGGTATGGGTAAAATTCCACATGAAAACAAAACAGGGAATCAAGAATTTCACGGATGCAGAAGCGATAAAAATGGCAGGCGAAAATCCTGATTTCGCCCAGGAGGATATGTGCAATGCCATTGAAGAAGGAAACTTCCCGAAATGGACCATGTATATTCAGGTAATGACAGAAGATCAGGCAAGAGACTTCAGATGGAACCCTTTTGATATAACTAAAGTATGGTTTCAGGGAGATTTCCCGTTAATTGAAGTGGGCGAAATGGAATTGAATGAAATTCCGGTAAATTATTTTGCTCACGTTGAGCAATCAACCTTTTCACCAAGTAACTTAATTAACGGAATCAGCTTTTCTCCGGATAAAATGCTTCAGGGAAGACTGTTCTCTTATCCTGATGCCCATCGATACAGAGTGGGCGTCAATGCCCATCATCTTGAAGTGAACAGATGTCCGTTTGCCGTAAATAATTATCAGCGCGACGGTTTTATGGCAGACTCCAGTCATTATCAGGACAAGCCAAATTATCATCCGAACAGCTTTGATGATATAAAACCTGATTCATCTTACAAAAATTATGAATACGAACTGGACAGCGCTCATGTAGCCAATTACAGCAGAAATGAAAACGATGATGATCATTACACTCAGCCGGGATTGCTATACTCAAAAGCAATGAGTCCTGAAGACCGGCATAATCTTGTGAACAATATTGTGGGAAGCATGAAAGGCATCACAGGACCTAAAAGAGATGAAATCATCAACCGCCAGCTTTGCCATTTTTTCAGAGCGAATATTGAGCTGGGCATGAAAGTCGCCACACAGCTTAATGTTGTTATTGATGCCAATATGATGAATCATTCTAAATAA
- a CDS encoding deoxycytidylate deaminase, translating to MNKFDKAYLKMAQEWAKLSYCKRKQVGALIVKDRMIISDGYNGTPSGFENCCEDEEGKTHWYVLHAEANAILKLAASTQSAKGATLYLTLSPCKECSKLILQAGINRLVYINEYSDDDGISFLKNHGIEIIQISEYELKK from the coding sequence ATGAATAAGTTTGATAAAGCTTATCTGAAGATGGCTCAGGAATGGGCAAAACTATCCTACTGTAAACGAAAGCAGGTAGGAGCTCTTATCGTAAAAGATAGGATGATTATTTCAGATGGTTACAATGGTACCCCATCAGGTTTTGAAAACTGCTGTGAGGATGAAGAAGGCAAAACGCATTGGTATGTGCTGCATGCAGAAGCCAATGCCATTTTAAAGCTGGCCGCTTCCACACAGTCTGCAAAAGGAGCCACGTTATATTTAACGCTGTCTCCGTGTAAAGAATGCAGTAAACTTATTCTACAGGCCGGAATCAACAGGCTTGTATATATAAACGAGTATTCGGACGATGATGGAATATCATTTTTAAAAAACCATGGTATTGAAATAATACAGATTTCGGAATATGAATTAAAAAAATAA
- the xerD gene encoding site-specific tyrosine recombinase XerD, protein MIWDEKIKDFEIFLRFERNFSENTLDAYIRDIKKLKEYAEEDLENVGPDTIQYENLQEYIFNLSKKKFSERSQARWISSIKAFFKYLVEDEFRKDNPATLLEGPKLGLYLPDTLTLPDINKIIDAIELDSDLGKRNQCIIEVLYGCGLRVSELIELKISNINFHEHYIKVLGKGNKTRFVPLADYTATLLLNYISEIRSKIKVSKRYEDTLFLNSRGTSMSRVIVFLIIKELTDKAGVSKKISPHTFRHSFATHLLQNGADLRYIQEMLGHSSITSTEIYTHLKTEELRDVILNYHPRNINVAQ, encoded by the coding sequence ATGATTTGGGATGAAAAAATTAAGGATTTTGAAATTTTTCTTCGTTTTGAAAGAAATTTTTCAGAAAATACTCTTGATGCGTATATCAGGGATATCAAAAAACTAAAAGAATACGCAGAAGAAGATTTAGAAAATGTGGGGCCAGATACGATTCAGTACGAAAACCTGCAGGAATACATTTTTAACCTTTCCAAAAAGAAATTCAGCGAACGTTCACAGGCAAGATGGATCTCGTCTATAAAAGCATTTTTCAAATATCTTGTTGAGGATGAATTTCGCAAAGACAATCCGGCCACTTTATTAGAAGGTCCAAAGCTAGGGCTTTATCTGCCTGATACCTTAACACTTCCGGACATTAACAAAATTATAGACGCCATTGAACTGGATTCTGATTTGGGAAAAAGAAACCAGTGCATTATTGAGGTGCTTTACGGATGCGGACTGCGGGTATCGGAGCTTATTGAGCTTAAAATTTCCAATATCAACTTCCACGAACACTACATTAAAGTGCTTGGAAAAGGCAATAAAACACGTTTTGTTCCGCTCGCGGACTATACTGCTACCTTACTTTTAAATTATATTTCGGAGATACGTTCGAAAATTAAAGTCAGCAAAAGATATGAAGATACTCTGTTTCTGAATAGCAGAGGAACTTCCATGTCAAGAGTAATCGTATTTTTAATCATAAAAGAACTTACGGACAAAGCTGGCGTGAGCAAGAAAATCTCACCGCACACCTTCAGGCATTCTTTTGCGACGCATTTGCTTCAAAACGGGGCAGATCTCCGTTATATCCAGGAAATGCTGGGCCATTCCAGCATCACCAGCACGGAAATTTATACCCATCTTAAAACCGAAGAACTCCGGGATGTTATTTTAAATTACCACCCGAGAAATATTAATGTTGCTCAATGA
- a CDS encoding heme-binding domain-containing protein, with protein sequence MKTFKRILFWVLIIFALIQFIPTDKVNRPVDHKVNFADVQRTPQKINELIKGACYDCHSDETIYPGYAYVAPISWSVKSHINEGREHLNFSIWGTYNQDLKKSMLERSVQAIQNKTMPMPGYIVYHKKANLSEAERMLLVQYFEEMLKSKTY encoded by the coding sequence ATGAAAACATTTAAAAGAATACTTTTTTGGGTTTTGATAATCTTCGCTTTGATTCAGTTTATTCCAACGGATAAGGTGAACAGACCGGTTGACCATAAGGTAAATTTTGCGGATGTACAGAGAACGCCTCAAAAAATCAATGAGCTGATTAAAGGAGCCTGTTACGACTGCCATTCCGATGAAACGATATATCCCGGCTATGCTTATGTAGCACCAATTTCCTGGTCTGTTAAAAGCCATATCAACGAAGGCAGGGAGCATCTGAACTTTTCCATTTGGGGGACGTATAATCAGGACTTAAAAAAAAGCATGCTTGAGAGGTCCGTTCAGGCCATACAAAACAAAACAATGCCTATGCCTGGTTATATTGTGTATCACAAAAAAGCCAATTTATCAGAAGCAGAACGGATGTTACTTGTTCAGTATTTTGAAGAAATGCTGAAATCAAAAACATATTAA